The genomic segment aggggcggggccccaaaaggggaactttgatgaaattttgctataaaatcctactcctcctaacacccatagtgaattattaccaaatttggtgtgaaacatcattggaggaggacaatcatattttatataaatgaggctggtttgacccctagggccagaggggcggggccccaaaaggggaactttggtgaatttttgctataaatcctacttctctctaacccttgggtggattaatacgaaatatggtgtgaaacatcctttgggaagggtggtcatattttatataaacgaggctagtgtgacccctggggcctgaggggcagggccccaaaaggggaactttggtgaatatttgctgttaaatcctaatcctccctaaccttttggtggattacaaccaaatttgatgtgaaacataaggtgacggcaatcatattttttaatgagacaggtttgacccctgggggaaaaagatggggcaaaaggagcgcttaggttaaacatttcttaaaaatgcaattcctccttaatgcctgaattgattacaaccatatttagtatgaaacatcattggggaaaggcaatcctaattgatataaatgagtcttgtctgacctattgggacagaggggcatgccccaaaaatgggaacttggctgaaattttgctttatgatgctgctcttcctggacaagctaaatggataaaaaccaaatttgatctaaaacataactggctgcgataaataatttatggtaataatgctggattggggtgtgtgtccctgctgtaagtgtaagtgtttgtcagatgaccgttaaggcccatgggcctcttgttattattCCTTGGCTGACTATTCTAATCCTATAGTACCATTGCATTGCATCCAAACACTGtgttttttcataattttcaaaaccCAATATTCACTGTAAACGGTCCCATAAAATGAATCACGATTTGTCGACCTGAGATTTTTTTACTTTACATAATAGtttattaacataaaatatgaatgttttcGTTTTTATTATTCCTTGGCTGACTGTTCTAATCCTATAGTACCATTGCATTGCATCCCGACATGGTGTTTCGTCATAATTTTCAAAACCCAATAttcactgtaaaatagtccTATAAAATGGATCACGGTTTGTCGACCTGAGACTCTGTATTTATTAACTATAGAATTGAATGTTTTCGTATTAATTAGTCGTTGGTTGACTGTTCCAATCCTATAGTACCCTTGCATTGCATCCAAACATGGTGTTTCTTCATAATTATTGTTATCCAATATTCACTGTAAAACGGTCCTATAAAATGGATCACGATTTGTCGACCTGAGCTTCTCTGTGtataattaatttgtatttactAAAGAATTGAATGCTTTCGtattgattagattttcatttgCTAGAGAGATGTATATTTGCGTATTTATTAGTCGTTGGTTGACTGTTCCAATCCTATAATCCATTGCATTGCATTGCATTGCATCCCATCATGTCgtttcttcataattttcaaagtcCAATATTCATTGTAAAACGGTCCTATAAAATGGATCACGATTTGTTGACCTGATATTTCTTGTTtcgaaacatttttttattgttgaaaaTCATGAATATGATTAGTTTTCGTTGTCTTCATCCCAGGTCGACATATTATTATCCATTTGATAAggctggtttttttttttacataaactGATCTCTATGGATAAAATCCAACGGAAGTATTATTGGTGTCTATTGATTTGAACTATCAATCAACCAATCtggaagaaaaataaaactgacTACTAAATAAAAGCAAACTATACATTTATTTCTCAATTTACATCTATGTACCAATATTTACAAATAGATGaataatcatttaatatttacatagaccaatatgtatacaaaattacaaataaattaaacGATTATGTTCTATACAGAATTATATGAATTTATTAAATTAACagattatttatatacagaattataAAGTTGAATACATTAAGAGATTACGTATATGAAGAGAATTATGAAGATTTAATATATTAactgattatatatttatatacagaattaaaaaagataaataaattaactgattacatttatatacagaaatataaatgttgaataaataaagcgattatatatatatatatatatacagaattttacaagttgaataaattaattgtctttttatatacatagttgaattgaataaattaaatgataatatatacaaatgagttaataaattaataaaatagattttttcaaatatatacaaaataatgcGTGGCGGCGGTTAAGTCGACAGCGACGCGAGCGGCGATGGATGACTTATGAGGCCAGGACGCCTGGGGTGAGGATCTACCTCCTGGGCTTCTTTACTGGTGAAGGCTACAATGTAAAAATGATAAccaatgttataataaaaacacaataggTCGTATTTGGAAGGGAAAACgacatatttgaaaattttaattacaGGTCGTTACTTGTGAAATACTTACGCCGATCACGTCGCTGTCGTTATCAGAGGGTGCTGGACAAGCAGGGGACTGCGGACCGATGTCTGGAGCTGGCTGATTGCCATCCTGCAATGTTAagagtaagaactttaatgtgaTAGATAAAACTTATAAGCATTGCTGATATTTCATCCATAAAGAAAGCTTGTCAggaatacttaaaaaaaaagaatagaaaaaaaacaaatacctaaaaaaaagaaagagaaaaatgaaatatataaatacctgatagATACTGTTGATTTTGCTCCAGACATCGACTCTGGCGTCCTCCTGCCGAGAGCGGTCATAGTACCTGTCCGCAGTCCGTGGGTTATGGGCCATGTGCTTGACACATTTTGACATGGTCTGCAACAAACACATAAAATTAGGATCATTTtcaaaacactttttttaaaacattataaacGATAACACTGAATCTTTCCGAGATAATGTTCAGTCGCAAAATTTCTCTTGTTTTACAGGAACTTTTTTTTTCGCTTAAGTAATGGATAAATGACACGGCCTCGGAAAATGGATCTCTTTTTTTTCCACCTATAGATAATCATGTCCATATACTGGATCACGATAGGTCGACCtttattttatgtaatattttatcaaattgcATCTTACCGTTGGGGAGAGCTTGTTACCTTGGtcggttttggtttggtttggttttattggtttaacgtcctattaacagctaaggtcatttaaggacggcctcccgtgcgtgcgacatgcatgcgtgtggttagtgcgtatgtgtgtattgggaggctgcggtatgtttgtgttaagtctctttgtgataggccggaattttcgccgatttatagtgctacctagctcactggagcatactgccgaagacacccagcagcacaccccacccggtcaaattatactgacaacgggcgaaccagtcgtcccactccttttatgccgagcgctaagcaggaataacaactactatttttaaagactctggtatgtctcggccaggggacagaacccaaagccttcctcacaggggcgaacgctcaaccaaaggccaaaatgaggcattgtcaagagagacattaggaagaagaaagtttgtaagaaagaaaagaaaagataagatcccaaattcagtcgcctcttacgatcatgcaatgggggcagcaggtacaattattacgccctacctgcagggcagggtCGGTGGTAAAGACCAGCTTCGACCCCCGACCAAAGCCCTCCTTGGCCACGTATGCCTTGAGGTCTACCGCGAAGGACGTCTTTATCAGCAACGGGCATTCCTTCCCCGACCGAGCTTCCTTATGTTCGAAGatctgtaaagaaaaaaaaagagaaggaTCAATATTTGTCGACCTTCGACTTtctatgtaattttttttttttttttttcaaaacatggAAGTTCATGTATTTAGCATTCGTTGAGTACATGTCCAAAGCCTATATTATCATTGCATTTCACTCCGACACACTTTTTCTACATAATAaccaaaatgaaacaaacaccGTAAGTTACGTAAAACGGTCCTGGCGCTGCCAGTCGAAGGATACGGATAGAAACTCTACGAATTTCCCCAAAGAACAGAGGTAGATCTTTACTGTCTCTGGCTTCAGACTAAATTAAgaagaaaagaaatatatatcactgtttgtcatgcaaaatgaaataaacatatttatctagcaatatataaccttaccaactGTAAGCGGGTGCTATCAGCCCATGGCTGTCAACTGCAGTATGAATATGACAGTAAATAAATCTAGGTTATAAAAGAATGCATAATAAATACGTTGTCATATGAAATTGAATTacccctgcaggtagggcgtaagaattgtacctgctacccccattgcatgatcgtaagaggcgactaaatttgggatcttatcttttctcggacataccagtctttaaaaaatggtagttgctgctcctgcttagcgctcagcatacaaggagtgggacgactggttcgcctgttgtcagtataatgtgaccgggtggggtgtgctactgggtgtcttcggcagtatgcttcagtgaggtagcactataaatcggcaaaagttccggcctatcacaaagagacttaacacaaacataccacagcctcccaaaacgcatacgcactcaccacacgcatgcatgtcgcacgcacgggaggccgtccttaaacgaccttagctgttaataggacgttaaacaaaataaaccaaaccaaaccgttgTGGAGTTAGCATTCATCAGTTCACGAATGACAAATGAAAGCAGCTCAAAGCTTAGTTGAATCTCTTGAGACAAACCATCCCAATATCAACGTCGTCCAGTGAGATAACAATGCTTACCTTAAGAGCAGGTTATCGATTAAGCCACCGTCCTCGCCTATGTCCTTCAGGCCAGGGACGGTGGCTTTTGAAAGGCCCTGCGGAAGCATGGTCCGGATCCCGTTCTCGTGAGCCGCTGCAGTGCTGGTTGACTGTCGTCGACCGGTGATCCGGTTTCGGCTGTGTCGACTACAAATGATGTTAAAAATAAAGGTCACTGATGGATCCTTGTCAGATGGAGATCCAGTCTCGTGTTCGAGGAGCTGCACAAGATAGCTTTGTTGTCAACCTTCCAGTCCTCAGGTACCCCTGGAGGGATACCTGGTTGGCTGCCTCGACCGCGGTCATCTTGTGGAACTGTGTTAAGAAATGAAGGATTTCTTTGATGAATGGTACTGTTGTAAATAGTCGAACTGGACGTCAATTACGCCTAATAAAAAGGATCACGAATTGTCGACCAATGATACGTTCCATGAAATAGATCACGATGTGTAGACCTGAAACATGATATACCTGACGAAGGTGCCGGGGAATATTCTCCAACACCTTGTCGCAGTCCGGCATCGGGCACTCGCACTTGGGCCTTTgctggaaaaaaaaataataatctatATCAACCGTCATGTTATTGTTTGTGTACGCGTTCTACTTTGCAGAAGAACATCTATTCCGAGCCACTACAAACTATCACACTGTCTTACCCGCTCGCCCTCTGCCGGACGATCTCTGATGACCTGGACCTCCATCTGACCGTCTTCTTCGTTCCACTCATTAAACCCTACAAGAAATAAGTACTGCATCATATATTTgattaatacaaaaatggaaaattgataaaatgaacATTTGCTTCTGTTATAAGAATGACTGAAAGGTAAATTTAACAGTTTTACATACAATTCATCTCGGGTTCTGATTCCTCACTCTCCACTTCCTCCTCCCGCCGCTCCTGTACGTACTTCTGTCGTTCCTCCTTCGACGGCTTCCACTCGTCCGCGCTTTCTGTACAATGAAGATAATTGTAAGTCAGCAatatagtgttgttatttcttTATCGGTTCAAATATTTACCCATACTTAACTTTCAGATCCCGTCaacttattttctttcaaatgttcagttcaaaatattttgatactaACCTTCGTGGTCGTTCCATCCCTCGCTAGATTGCCTGTCGCTGTTCTCGGTCCTCTCATGCTTATGCTATAGAAAATTAGAGCAATCATAACTACAGTGATTGATAAAAGAGCCTTGTGGCACAAATAGGTGACATCGACAACCATCTATTGCATTGGATAATTTAAAAATTACGATAGATTTAAATCCAATGCATCATATTTGTTCTAAACTCACCTCTTTCCCTGCCTCTTTACTCTCCTTCTTTCGCTCTTTccttctgccctgcaggtagggcgtaagaattgtacctactgccccattgcatgatcgtaagaggcgactaaattttggatcttatcttttctcttctttctttccAACTTTCTTCTTACTCATGTCTCcgttgacaatgcctcacttatggcgtttagttgagcgttcacccctgagagtctttaaaatggtagttgctactcctgcttggcgctcagcatattaggagtgggacgactggttcgcccgttgtcattataatgtgaccggatggggtgtgctgctgggtgtcttcggtagtatgcttcagtgaggtagcactataaatcggcaaaagttccggcctatcacaaagagacttaacacaaacataccgcagcctcccaatacacacatacgcactaaccacacgcatgcatgtcgcacgcacgggaggccgtccttaaatgaccttagctgttaataggatgttaaaccaataaaaccaaaccaatcgtCCTCAGTCTCGATTGCTTCCTCCCGCCGCTCCTAATACGCACTCTTCaaacgcatgcatgtcgcacgcacgggaggccgtccttaaatgaccttagctgttaataggacgttaaacaaaataaaccagacCAAACCAATCTACATAATCCTTTCTTTCTTCCTTTGTTGGCTTCAACTCATCCTGGCTTTCTGTACAAtgaagaaaacatattttatctcACTCCGACAaggattttcttcataattttcaaagccaatatacatcacaaaacGGTC from the Pecten maximus unplaced genomic scaffold, xPecMax1.1, whole genome shotgun sequence genome contains:
- the LOC117321083 gene encoding uncharacterized protein LOC117321083; this translates as MMQYLFLVGFNEWNEEDGQMEVQVIRDRPAEGERQRPKCECPMPDCDKVLENIPRHLRQFHKMTAVEAANQVSLQGYLRTGRLTTKLSCAAPRTRDWISI
- the LOC117321081 gene encoding uncharacterized protein LOC117321081 isoform X1, with translation MIFEHKEARSGKECPLLIKTSFAVDLKAYVAKEGFGRGSKLVFTTDPALQTMSKCVKHMAHNPRTADRYYDRSRQEDARVDVWSKINSIYQDGNQPAPDIGPQSPACPAPSDNDSDVIGVSISQPSPVKKPRR
- the LOC117321081 gene encoding uncharacterized protein LOC117321081 isoform X2 yields the protein MIFEHKEARSGKECPLLIKTSFAVDLKAYVAKEGFGRGSKLVFTTDPALQTMSKCVKHMAHNPRTADRYYDRSRQEDARVDVWSKINSIYQDGNQPAPDIGPQSPACPAPSDNDSDVIGPSPVKKPRR